In Exiguobacterium sibiricum 7-3, a genomic segment contains:
- a CDS encoding phenylacetate--CoA ligase family protein, with protein sequence MGIKEQVYLYSPVFMQNLLITLYGYRLQRERYGPAYQRRFQELADKLEKPIDVELEQLTRLNTFLLFSQQHSAYYNTLFKDLNLQLPFQTLTELRQIPSLEKETLRQQIESIRTDLDAPILGKTGGTTGKSIQVRYTKEDMQVRMAHLDFFKATHGVQKGMRRISFTAQALVSERQQKPVYWRMNHALNQMLFTVKKLSPETMTAYLQAIDRFDPESIDGLPSAMIELAYHAKRIGMELQCRPRAIFPTAEMMTATERKLIEDVFHAPVFDQYASSEGAPIVSECRFGNKHLHYEMGIIEIEPDGQILVTSFDTHGTPLVRYRVGDRMTSSGQTCSCGHHGPVIDSIDGRGRGYIVKQNGQKVFEGQLSSLVKALPNSVERVQYIQNSERDITFLYIPDRTRFLSEHEEQLYRFLKTLLGAEMNVSLRAVDNIPREVSGKTLLVKQLM encoded by the coding sequence ATGGGAATCAAAGAGCAAGTCTATCTGTATTCACCGGTGTTCATGCAAAATCTTCTAATCACCCTGTATGGCTATCGACTTCAACGGGAACGGTATGGACCGGCGTACCAAAGACGATTTCAGGAATTAGCGGACAAATTGGAAAAGCCAATCGATGTAGAACTGGAGCAATTGACACGTCTTAATACGTTTTTGCTGTTTTCCCAGCAACATAGCGCCTATTACAACACGCTGTTTAAAGACTTGAATCTGCAACTGCCTTTTCAAACGTTAACGGAACTTCGGCAGATCCCGTCACTTGAAAAAGAAACGTTACGGCAACAAATCGAATCGATTCGCACGGATCTCGATGCACCGATTCTCGGGAAAACAGGCGGGACGACAGGGAAGTCAATCCAAGTCCGGTATACGAAAGAAGACATGCAGGTCCGGATGGCGCATCTCGATTTTTTTAAAGCGACCCACGGTGTCCAAAAGGGCATGCGACGAATCAGTTTTACAGCACAGGCGCTCGTTTCGGAACGGCAACAAAAACCCGTCTACTGGCGGATGAATCATGCACTGAATCAAATGCTGTTTACCGTCAAGAAACTCAGTCCTGAAACGATGACAGCTTATTTGCAGGCAATCGACCGGTTTGATCCGGAATCGATTGACGGGTTGCCGTCAGCGATGATTGAGCTGGCCTACCATGCCAAACGAATCGGGATGGAATTGCAGTGCCGGCCGCGCGCCATTTTCCCGACGGCTGAGATGATGACCGCGACGGAACGAAAATTGATTGAAGACGTTTTCCATGCGCCTGTCTTTGATCAATATGCGTCATCGGAAGGAGCTCCGATCGTTTCCGAATGCCGTTTCGGGAATAAACATCTGCATTACGAGATGGGAATCATCGAAATCGAACCGGACGGACAAATCCTTGTGACAAGCTTTGATACACACGGGACTCCGCTCGTCCGGTACCGGGTAGGTGATCGCATGACGAGCAGCGGACAAACCTGTTCCTGCGGTCATCACGGTCCCGTGATTGATTCGATTGATGGTCGGGGCCGAGGCTATATCGTTAAACAAAATGGTCAAAAGGTTTTTGAAGGTCAGCTGTCGAGTTTGGTCAAAGCGTTACCGAACAGTGTCGAGCGAGTCCAATATATCCAAAACAGTGAACGGGACATCACGTTTTTATATATTCCGGACCGGACCCGCTTTTTATCGGAGCACGAGGAACAATTGTATCGGTTTTTAAAAACCTTACTCGGCGCTGAGATGAACGTCTCGTTACGTGCCGTCGACAACATCCCGCGGGAAGTCAGCGGAAAGACGCTTCTTGTCAAACAGTTGATGTAA
- a CDS encoding VOC family protein has protein sequence MLFHYHLWTPFVEETERFYQQLGFQVTQRIGKIEGAFTSFDPPLHWDDFREQRILFRIIEMKRGAINITFGHGKKVMFDHIGFLVTEADRLQILDRAEGLGLTVQANERRTFIGTPFGFRIELQTHPDAVQSQTGDQLLQLGIATPTLGLEPLLSQLLARPVPEITTSAAERMHVRQAVFSGMPALPEQDPNGLEVRTVSPLTSISGRILDEDL, from the coding sequence ATGTTATTTCATTATCATCTTTGGACACCGTTCGTGGAGGAAACAGAACGGTTTTATCAACAGCTTGGTTTTCAGGTGACACAACGGATCGGTAAAATTGAGGGAGCATTCACCTCGTTTGATCCTCCGCTCCACTGGGATGATTTCCGCGAGCAACGGATTTTGTTTCGGATCATTGAGATGAAACGCGGAGCGATCAACATTACGTTTGGTCACGGAAAAAAGGTGATGTTTGATCATATCGGATTCCTCGTAACGGAAGCCGACCGACTGCAGATCCTCGACCGGGCGGAAGGTTTAGGATTGACGGTTCAGGCAAACGAACGCCGGACGTTCATTGGAACACCGTTTGGTTTCCGGATTGAATTGCAGACCCATCCGGATGCAGTCCAATCCCAAACAGGCGACCAGCTCCTGCAGCTTGGAATCGCGACACCGACACTGGGTCTTGAGCCGTTGTTGTCTCAATTACTTGCTCGACCGGTTCCTGAAATTACGACGTCTGCAGCGGAACGGATGCATGTCAGACAGGCTGTGTTTTCCGGAATGCCTGCGCTGCCCGAGCAAGATCCAAACGGTCTCGAAGTCCGGACCGTGAGTCCGCTCACGTCAATCAGCGGACGGATACTTGACGAAGACCTTTAA
- a CDS encoding RDD family protein — MDGLLKRRIGAGVVDVLVQGIVSGVLEKTVLKRIKNKAVHALITEPAVNCFIETVQLSTGSGQTVGQRLFRIQVVSENGQPLAVKQIAKRIVYRETIASVKAWKNRKVYLRDGSILPEDEFAGTRVIRKIN; from the coding sequence ATGGATGGATTATTAAAACGTCGAATCGGGGCGGGCGTCGTCGATGTACTTGTCCAGGGAATCGTTTCCGGTGTGCTTGAGAAAACAGTATTGAAACGTATCAAGAACAAGGCAGTACATGCCCTGATTACGGAACCGGCCGTTAACTGTTTCATCGAGACGGTCCAATTGTCGACGGGGAGCGGGCAAACCGTCGGACAACGCCTGTTTCGGATTCAAGTCGTCAGCGAGAACGGACAACCGCTTGCCGTGAAACAGATTGCGAAACGGATTGTGTACCGTGAAACGATTGCTTCGGTTAAAGCCTGGAAAAACCGGAAAGTATATCTGCGAGACGGATCGATCCTGCCGGAGGATGAATTTGCCGGGACCCGGGTCATCCGGAAAATCAACTAG
- a CDS encoding aldose epimerase family protein → MNSQKERSTRYRLNNDRGMEVEIASKGGSIERLMVPDRNGHSEDIIFDCSLATVPVIPPGLSGRLYDTSSGSVYETDLVLHELSFTAEKCSAIQESGLRLSAEMAVDGQVITIDILYLLTNSNQLILRYAATTNQPLRLSLSLPIFFNLSGNLKDSITQHDLKFACSAFIHPVPALSINPCLQQTKGTPFDFRLGRRLHRFFLDKMFSRSPGDTYFLFHQQPVISVHEAVSGRWMTIGTSQPGFVFSGAAHHAETSFSGICFDSTAFLLSSLINSQIPYFHETTYSFSTTY, encoded by the coding sequence ATGAATTCACAAAAAGAACGGTCGACACGATATCGTTTGAACAATGATCGGGGAATGGAAGTCGAGATTGCAAGCAAAGGAGGAAGCATTGAACGTTTGATGGTGCCTGACCGGAATGGTCATTCCGAAGACATTATATTCGACTGTTCTTTGGCAACGGTTCCTGTGATTCCTCCCGGTTTATCCGGCCGGCTGTACGATACGTCGTCCGGTTCCGTTTACGAAACCGATCTGGTATTACACGAGCTTTCATTCACAGCTGAAAAGTGCTCGGCAATACAAGAATCCGGACTTCGTCTGTCGGCGGAAATGGCTGTCGATGGACAGGTGATCACAATCGACATTCTTTATCTGCTGACTAACAGCAATCAATTGATTCTCCGTTATGCGGCGACGACTAACCAGCCGCTTCGCCTCTCTTTGTCGCTTCCTATTTTCTTTAATTTAAGCGGTAATTTAAAGGACAGTATTACACAACATGATTTAAAGTTTGCCTGTTCTGCTTTCATCCACCCCGTACCGGCGCTGTCGATTAATCCCTGCTTGCAACAGACGAAAGGAACCCCCTTTGATTTTCGGTTAGGTCGTCGTCTGCACCGTTTCTTTTTAGACAAGATGTTTTCACGGTCTCCTGGCGACACCTATTTTTTATTTCATCAACAACCGGTCATCTCTGTTCACGAAGCAGTAAGCGGCCGCTGGATGACAATCGGAACTTCCCAACCCGGCTTTGTTTTCTCTGGAGCAGCGCATCACGCCGAGACTTCCTTCTCCGGTATTTGTTTTGATTCAACCGCTTTCCTTCTGTCATCTCTCATAAACAGTCAAATTCCCTATTTTCACGAGACGACTTATTCGTTCAGCACGACGTATTGA
- a CDS encoding LacI family DNA-binding transcriptional regulator, with protein MATIKDIAKEVGCSISTVSRVLNNDPTLSVGDETRARIFEVAEEIGYRKKTLKTLVKNIAFLYWLTDNEELEDVYFQTMRVEVEKKARENNIELTTYKLEGGIEKIPLDIDGFIAVGSFMNRELEYLRELTPHGVFIDSTPDPAHYDSVRPDLAQITRQAVEVLVEQGHEKIGFIGGTYHNLDTDTEEMDGRERAFRQTMEERDLLREDFIFCRRGFSVDNGYYLMNQAVEQLGEELPTAFYVAADPIAVGCLQVLNEQQIEIPKRVSLISVNDTSISKYVSPPLTTFHIDLEEICQNAIQLLLERVLKKRNIVKTVYIGAELITRKSTL; from the coding sequence ATGGCGACGATCAAAGATATTGCAAAGGAAGTGGGCTGTTCGATTTCAACGGTATCGCGGGTCTTGAATAATGACCCGACGTTATCAGTGGGAGACGAGACGAGAGCCCGGATTTTTGAAGTGGCGGAAGAAATCGGATACCGGAAAAAAACACTGAAAACACTTGTGAAGAACATCGCGTTTTTATATTGGCTGACCGATAACGAAGAGCTCGAAGATGTCTATTTTCAAACGATGCGGGTGGAAGTCGAAAAAAAAGCACGGGAAAACAACATTGAATTGACGACCTACAAACTCGAAGGCGGGATTGAAAAAATCCCGCTGGATATCGACGGGTTCATTGCCGTCGGTTCATTCATGAACCGAGAGCTGGAATATTTGAGAGAATTGACACCGCATGGCGTATTTATCGACTCTACACCGGATCCCGCGCATTACGATTCGGTTCGTCCGGATCTTGCGCAAATCACCCGTCAGGCAGTTGAAGTGCTGGTGGAGCAAGGTCACGAAAAGATTGGTTTTATCGGCGGCACGTACCATAACCTCGATACGGACACGGAAGAGATGGATGGACGAGAGCGGGCGTTTCGTCAAACGATGGAAGAACGTGACTTGTTGCGGGAAGACTTCATCTTTTGCCGGCGGGGATTTTCGGTCGACAACGGATATTACTTAATGAATCAAGCGGTCGAACAACTCGGGGAAGAGTTGCCGACAGCGTTTTATGTAGCGGCGGATCCGATTGCGGTCGGTTGTTTACAAGTTTTGAATGAGCAGCAGATTGAGATTCCGAAACGGGTCAGTCTGATTAGTGTCAATGATACAAGTATTTCGAAATATGTGTCGCCGCCTCTGACGACGTTCCATATTGACCTCGAGGAGATTTGTCAAAATGCGATTCAACTTTTACTGGAACGTGTGTTAAAGAAACGAAACATTGTCAAGACGGTCTATATCGGCGCGGAATTGATTACTCGTAAAAGCACTTTGTAA
- a CDS encoding sugar ABC transporter substrate-binding protein has translation MKKTITYMTVLSSLALTASLAACGPGEEAQGNKEQSSNKEAKLIVWEDIEKGEGIKDIVSKFERDNDVDVKVIEKPYAKQIEDLRLDGPAGTGPDLLTMPGDQIGTAVTEGIIKEIDVPKEVQSIYTDVALDSQKVEGKLYGVPKAVETTVLYYNKKLVSEEKLPKTLEEWYTLSKKTTTGQSFGFLALFDQIYYAQSVLSGYGGYIFKQDDEGKYQTKEVGLANTGAIEGASYIQKFYKEKLFPAGIIGEQGINVLESLFTEGKAAAIISGPWNVEPFTKAGIDFGITKLPELENGKNMSSFIGVKSYNVSAYSKQSEMANKLALYLTNAENSKKRFEITKEVPAVSALAQDPAVTKSPAAQAVAEQSKFSELTPNIPEMNEVWKPVDAALQTIATGKAEPAAAMKQAVKTIDGQIEAKHGAK, from the coding sequence ATGAAGAAAACCATTACATATATGACTGTCCTGAGTAGTCTGGCATTGACGGCCTCGCTCGCGGCGTGTGGTCCCGGGGAAGAAGCGCAGGGAAACAAGGAACAATCATCAAACAAAGAAGCGAAGCTGATTGTCTGGGAAGACATTGAAAAAGGCGAAGGAATCAAAGACATCGTTTCAAAATTCGAACGGGACAACGATGTGGACGTAAAGGTCATCGAAAAACCGTACGCCAAGCAAATCGAGGATTTACGACTAGATGGTCCGGCCGGTACGGGTCCTGATTTGTTGACGATGCCGGGGGATCAGATTGGCACGGCGGTAACGGAAGGAATCATTAAAGAGATAGATGTCCCGAAAGAGGTCCAGTCGATTTATACCGATGTCGCCCTTGATTCACAAAAAGTGGAGGGGAAACTCTACGGTGTCCCGAAAGCAGTGGAAACAACGGTTTTATACTACAACAAAAAACTGGTCTCAGAAGAGAAGTTACCGAAAACCCTGGAAGAGTGGTACACCTTATCGAAAAAGACGACAACCGGGCAATCGTTCGGATTCCTCGCTTTATTTGATCAAATCTATTACGCCCAAAGTGTCTTAAGTGGATATGGCGGTTATATTTTCAAGCAAGATGATGAAGGGAAATACCAGACAAAAGAAGTCGGACTTGCGAATACCGGAGCCATCGAAGGCGCGTCCTATATTCAAAAGTTCTATAAGGAAAAATTATTCCCGGCAGGCATCATCGGTGAGCAGGGCATCAACGTTCTTGAGTCCTTATTTACGGAAGGGAAGGCAGCCGCCATCATCTCCGGTCCCTGGAATGTCGAGCCCTTTACGAAAGCAGGCATTGATTTCGGCATCACGAAACTGCCGGAATTGGAAAACGGAAAAAACATGAGTTCCTTCATCGGTGTCAAAAGTTATAATGTCAGCGCTTACTCAAAGCAATCGGAAATGGCGAACAAGCTGGCGCTTTACCTGACGAATGCGGAAAACTCAAAAAAACGTTTTGAAATCACAAAAGAAGTCCCGGCCGTCAGTGCGTTGGCTCAGGATCCGGCCGTAACGAAAAGTCCGGCCGCACAGGCAGTAGCCGAACAATCGAAATTTTCCGAGTTGACACCTAACATCCCTGAAATGAATGAAGTCTGGAAGCCGGTCGATGCCGCCCTTCAAACGATTGCGACCGGGAAAGCGGAACCGGCAGCCGCGATGAAACAGGCCGTCAAAACGATCGATGGGCAAATCGAAGCGAAACACGGAGCGAAGTAA